In Acropora palmata chromosome 7, jaAcrPala1.3, whole genome shotgun sequence, one genomic interval encodes:
- the LOC141886907 gene encoding uncharacterized protein LOC141886907 — protein MPRESVTSLKQENQALNDQLDALFKEVKSLKDKCKTEGTTQVSGDNSSIKAANVESERSLQFLSDEYDDLTAANSDVLVQLKQITRRLQELSSQVERVSNAIDEFENYSYQYNVKIIGLPGSASESALDTSSLCANLFRLTGAEVSLQDIDIAHRVLTRRESDGPKPVICKFVRRLAKGKVMEVRKQAAEVNPTSIGLSADTELRRVRIFDHLTPKKQKLLFEAKKLKERDHYRFCWDKNSVIYLKKDEGSRAIKITDVDCLQRLAGET, from the coding sequence ATGCCGCGAGAATCTGTTACTTCGCTGAAGCAAGAAAACCAGGCGTTAAATGATCAACTAGACGCTTTATTCAAGGAGGTCAAGTCGCTGAAGGATAAGTGTAAAACTGAAGGAACCACCCAGGTTTCTGGTGACAACAGTAGCATCAAAGCCGCAAATGTTGAAAGTGAGAGAAGTTTGCAGTTTTTGAGCGACGAATATGATGACCTGACTGCTGCTAATTCTGATGTTTTAGTTCAGCTCAAGCAAATAACGCGTCGCTTACAAGAACTGAGCAGTCAAGTGGAACGTGTGAGTAACGCCATTGACGAATTTGAGAATTACAGCTATCAGTATAATGTTAAAATAATTGGTCTACCGGGGAGCGCCAGTGAATCGGCGCTCGATACGAGTTCCCTTTGCGCTAATCTGTTTCGACTGACGGGAGCTGAGGTTTCTTTGCAAGACATCGATATTGCCCATCGCGTATTGACGAGGCGTGAAAGTGATGGTCCCAAACCTGTCATTTGCAAATTTGTCAGGCGGCTGGCGAAAGGAAAAGTTATGGAAGTTCGTAAACAAGCGGCTGAAGTTAACCCCACAAGTATCGGATTGTCTGCCGATACCGAGCTCAGACGCGTAAGAATCTTTGATCATCTTACTCCCAAAAAGCAGAAGTTACTCTTTGAAGCCAAGAAACTCAAAGAGCGTGATCACTACCGCTTTTGTTGGGACAAGAACTCTGTTATTTACCTCAAGAAGGATGAGGGTTCGCGCGCGATCAAAATAACTGACGTGGATTGCCTTCAAAGATTAGCCGGGGAAACTTGA
- the LOC141886914 gene encoding perlucin-like protein — protein MNAKGLIFCFTVVLVIFLLVTETTQAHGVFTKDKSCLRRDVKEEIIKEIRKRLDILSAKSECCEGACGCCPPRWDKHGDSCYYVEKNATSKWQDARKRCQNMGADLAIITSSDENRFIANLTKKYKITSGLGIWFGLQRLADNKFYWIDGTPLESHFQAWGQGQPDNSGGRENCGHMRGLVDQPPGQWNDLPCSLGAGYAPYPGLICEKSISYF, from the exons ATGAATGCCAAAGGATTGATTTTCTGCTtcactgttgtcttggtgatTTTTCTATTAGTGACAGAGACAACACAAGCACACGGAG TGTTCACAAAAGATAAGTCCTGTCTGAGACGAGATGTAAAGGAAGAAATTATAAAAGAGATAAGGAAACGACTGGACATTTTGTCTGCAAAATCAGAATGTTGCGAAGGTGCATGTG GTTGCTGTCCTCCACGCTGGGATAAACATGGCGACTCGTGTTATTACGTGGAAAAGAATGCAACCTCGAAATGGCAAGACGCTCGCAAAAGGTGTCAAAACATGGGAGCTGATCTCGCCATTATCACATCATCAGACGAAAACCGTTTTATTGCAAACCTGacgaagaaatataaaattacCTCGGGACTTGGAATATGGTTTGGTCTTCAACGATTGGCTGACAACAAGTTTTACTGGATAGACGGTACCCCATTGGAGAGTCATTTCCAAGCGTGGGGACAAGGGCAGCCAGACAACAGTGGCGGCCGCGAAAACTGTGGTCACATGAGGGGACTCGTAGATCAGCCTCCAGGTCAATGGAATGACCTGCCTTGTTCGTTGGGAGCAGGATATGCTCCTTACCCCGGTCTGATTTGCGAGAAGTCCATATCGTACTTCTAG